The segment TAATGCTGGTTCTGATAGAAAGGTTTCAGAATACACAGTTCATCACAGTTTGTTGCATATGGGGATGGATGGCGCAGACCAGTCAGGTTACCCCTTGACGAAATGGCCACCACAGAGCAATGGAGCAAGGTGGCCTGGTCCGATGGGTCACAATTTCCTTTACATCACGTTTACATGGCGAACACTTGGCACCAGGATGCACTGTGGGAGGAAGGCAAGCTGGTGGAGGCTGTGAGATGTTTTGGGAAAATTCTTCTGGGAAACCTTGGCTCCTGCCATCCATGTGGATGTTATTTTGACGTGAACCACCTACTGAAGCATTAATGCATTTCCTGGAAATGGTATTTCCGCGTGGGTTTGGCCTCTTTCAGCAGGATAATCTGCTCTGCCACAAATATTCACTACCCACCCCGACGAAATATTTCCAATGAATGTcaatttacagtaattattcTTTCTTCAGTTGCAGCAGTGCTATTTTTAAGAAgccagaggagaactggctCTCCTGGTTGAGTCTGGCCTCTCCCAAAAActtgcaataataccatgtatcttaaatgttttattatgatgtcgttacagctgctttgcaacaacgAAAACTGTGAACATTGCATAGAGAAAAACTTGCAATAAAACCAGGTGTCTTGATAATATGCCTTCTCTTTAATTTTCCcccagtattatttttattatgatgtatgtaaagctgctttgcagcATTGGAAATTGGGAccagtgctatataaataaaataaaattgaattgaattccCTAGATCTCAATCCCATCAAACACACTTTGGTACGTGCTAAACAAACAAGTCCGATCCATGGAGGCCCCACCTTGCAATTTATAGGATTTAAAGGATATTCTGTTAAAATCTTGGTGCCAGACACCACAGCAAACCTACGGGGTTCAGAACTCAACGGGTCAGGGGCTGTTTTGGCAGCAATAGGGGGACCAACACAATATTAGGAAGGTAGTCATAATGTTATACCTGATCTGTGtgtatttaacaaatatatagAAAGATGTATActctgtatataaatatatatggaaAATGTACATAGCACATAGTCATGGGGAAGGTTCAGGGACATATTTCATACCTACATATTGCCAGATGAATGTTTGTTTCATATTAACCAGTTGCAGACGAAATAATTACATGCACAATTACACACCGTCTCAAATTTGTAAGTTTAATTAagtgaaagtgaagtgaaagtgacctgtttgtcagatatggtgacccatatccgaaatatacctctgcttttaacccatccagagagtagtgaacacacgcacagcaagtggtgaacacacatacacccagagcagtgggcagctatcgctgcagcgcccggggagcaagtaggggttaggtgccttgctcaaggacacctcaatcgttacccgcctgacctgaggatcgaaccggcaactttctggtcacgagtccaaccctctaaccattaggccacgactgccccccAATGTATGTAAAACAGTTGAACAAGTATTTCAACTTATAATTTTAAATCTTTTCATTCATATACAGTACGTCAGTAGGCGAGCGCATGTTTGCGTTTAACATTAACCTCTAATTGTTTTTTCTATCCATTCAACAAACTTAGAGACACGGACGTAGACTCCTGGTTTCATGGCATCTGCACAGCCAACACCCCATGATGTCACTCCCTGAAGAACAAACTTGTTCTGGGTTTTGCAGACTAGAGGACCACCGCTGTCACCCTAAATGAGAGAGAAGAAAATGCATTAACCATCAGTCAAGTTTTACAACTTTGATACTTGTTAGCTATGGTAAAACTGTGAGCGATGATGTCATTGTATTCAGACTATTCAAAATTCATAATCGAAAAGTGAATGAAAGCCTTACAAGTTTAAGCGTTCAAGCTACTTTACTTGCAAACTGTTCTTCTGACGTGATCGGGGCATGGCCTAAATAGATGTTTCAGTTAATACATTTAGTGCGTTAATTTGTTTAACAGCAGCAAGCTGTTCGTTTTGCTAATGACAGAGGCAAACACTGGggttagtttcattttaaacgtctcaaatcattcgtccttAGGCTGAAAAATCTGTCTCAGCATAATAGctctcacgttgtgtgtgtaatgttataacttgtcaatgacaaGAGCTAAAATCCACCTTATTCggctgagatctgcaggtgaGCATTCAGTCGATTTTAGGTAAACATCCACGCACAACATGAGCACAGCTGGTTTTGATGAGGCAAGAAGGGccttgagtgtttttaagcaaaatatgttccagacatttcatgaaaaccctaataaatcataccaacttgttgaaagtgcccGTCCAATCACTCCTTTAAAGTGACTGTGACCTAAAATGTCTGTTTCTGTCAATGTTAAAGACAAGATCTTCATCTTCTTTGTGGAATTTAGAAGTTTCAAAGTTTTCTGACCTGACAGGTATCTGTTCCACCTTCAATTTTTCCGGCACACATCTCGTGCTCCTTCACATGACCATTCAAAAATAATGGACTTCTGCAGACATTATTCTCAATAACTGGGACAGCGGCTTCTTTCAGGTAACCCTGTCCACCCGTTCCTGAGGAACGAAAAAAAGGTGAAGCCATTGCATTTCtatggttctgttgaacacaaatagtTTTAAGCAGCAAAATGTTGATCACAATTGACAAGCTAAATTCATAGGACAAACAAGAAAGATAATCGACCCTCAGTCCACACAAATCTGAAAGTTTTAATTATTACATTACTTCATTTATTACTGAAGTATCAATCAGttggttattttttgttttctttgttaacAGCTCCAGTGcctatttgttctgctgaagagACACAAAAATCatccttttgttttccacagaaaaaCGGAAGTGAGTGATATGTTTTTTGTAACTTGTTAAAGTCACCTACCCTGTGTTTCTCCCCAGCCTGTCACAAAACATTCAGTACCATCTGGTACAATATAGTCCTTTTCTGGTAGACAAGCAAGTGATACCTTATCATTTAATTCTGCAGGCCTAAAATAAGACACACTTTATTGTAAGTCTCGAAAAATCAAGTAATGCTTAATAAGACTCTATTATTAAGATTCACAGGTTCATACATGGCATTTAGTTTATTCACACAACATACTCAAGATGTCACATAATTCTTTgaacatgtttcatattttctgCTCAACTAATGCCAGTCTTTTACACTGATTCATCATCCAATAAATTAAAGGTGTAATTTAGCCTTTAAAGTGAACATTACTGTCAGACAAGgttatttaatgtattattcGTATACCACTGTTACAGAGGACAACAATGGTGAAAAGTGCACAACTTAACCTGTATAACTTAAGAGCAATGTCAGCTCCAGATGGTTCCATAAAAATCATTACGATGAAACACAGGGGACTGTCCAGAAGGGGTAGGGCTGGGAGGGGTAGTCctagcccttggggacgcgccagggcgcggagccccagggggcttgacaggggtagtcctgggggaaAATGTTCTTGTCCCCGGCAGGACGGCAGGGCTGGACCATgcctgggcagccggacttgacggcgcctgggcagccggacttgacggcgcctgggcagccggacttgacgccGGTTGCTGGAGCGGGCTTGGTTCCGGATCCTGGagcgggcttggttccggcacCTGGagcgggcttggttccggcacCTGGagcgggcttggttccggcacCTGGagcgggcttggttccggcacCTGGagcgggcttggttccggcacCTGGagcgggcttggttccggcacCTGGagcgggcttggttccggcacCTGGagcgggcttggttccggcacCTGGagcgggcttggttccggcacCTGGagcgggcttggttccggcacCTGGagcgggcttggttccggcacCTGGagcgggcttggttccggcacCTGGagcgggcttggttccggcacCTGGagcgggcttggttccggcacCTGGagcgggcttggttccggcacCTGGagcgggcttggttccggcacCTGGGAGGACTCTGCGGCCGGGCTGGACGCTCGGACCGTcacctccccacggcgccccccaaaaatatttggggtttgacacctcCGGAACTCGGGGTCTCCGGACCGGATAGCACCGGACCGGATAGCACCGGACCGGATAGCACCGGACCGGATAGCACCGGACCGGATAGCACCGGACCGGATAGCACCGGACCGGATAGCACCGGACCGGATAGCACCGGACCGGATAGCACCGGACCGGATAGCACCGGACCGGATAGCACCGGACCGGATAGCACCGGACCGGATAGCACCGGACCGGATAGCACCGGACCGGATAGCACCGGACCGGATAGCACCGGACCGGATAGCACCGGACCGGATAGCACCGGACCGGATAGCACCGGACCGGATAGCTCCGGACCGGATAGCTCCGGACCGGATAGCTCCGGACCGGATAGCTCCGGACCGGATAGCTCCGGACCGGATAGCTCCGGACCGGATAGCTCCGGACCGGATAGCTCCGGACCGGATAGCTCCGGACCGGATAGCTCCGGACCGGATAGCACCGGACCGGATAGCACCAGACCGGATAGCTCCAGACCGGATAGCTCCAGACCGGATAGCTCCAGACCGGATAGCACCGGACCGGATAGCACCGGACCGGATAGCCCCGGACTGGGGCCCTCCGggctcgggaccacaggactcgggaagGTGGTTTCCCGCGACGTCGAcctcgagtctctagccacccaccCATCTCGGACTCCACCAGAACAACCGGCGGCCGTGGAGCTCGAGCGAGCGGGTACTGAGTCCCCCAGGGCAGCGGTAGCCAGGACGagaccctccgcagcgctcgaccgtgggttgaaagtcccatgtggaacccCACCCCCGGGATCGCTCCGGTTGGtcacgtacctgaccatgtccgcaaaccctaagggagccagcagcctcttctccgacggtgtgaggcgccgggtgaggcagcagttgaaaaTCGTTttcaactccgcctcaccaaactcggtcacctccgccaccgccgagaatgccctggcgaactcctggTCACCGTAActcccctggcggaatccaagcagCAAGTGGGCTTGGCGAGACCACGAGGACgacgtcgtaccgtccatgctgcctactgggttctgtGTTGGCTCATGCATTCTGTTGATATATGACAtggaagaacccaattgcaggcagacacagatgGTAAAGGTggtaacagatatttatttacaagaaacaaaactaaacaaaacaggcaaaacaaaacccacgatgggagaaaacaatacagggataaatatactttaaacagggacactgacttactaaaactattactaacaaaacaaacactggggacaaacactaaactaacactcactTTGACACGGGGAAACACGAAccaggaacaaggaacatccaaactcagacgaggaccaggtatcACATACAGGTAAGACGTATAGCGACATGAACAtctacaatgcacgagcaacaagacaatgaaacatgaggactctttataggagacaaacacaggatcataacgagcaacagatgctggggattagcactaaggagaggctgacgagggacgagatgtagggaacaatgacgagacacgagaaagaactaagtctttcccacataaaaccatcaggcaatgccatggctccacttgagacaagaataaaacatgacatggtagtggaaccatgacaggtACCTCCGTCAAAGAATGAAAATTGAAACAGATGCTTGACACTGTACATTTGTCATGTagatttacaaatatttcaagtattcaataaaaataaataaattcaaattgacCGGTATGGTAAAGATGAGGTAAACTCAGGTCGTCCAAAGCACAGTTGCACCATCTGTCTGGGGCTCTGTCCACAAGGTCACAGGTTCAAACCAATGtcacagtttttgtttacattgctgttttgtctgtctgtctgtctgtcgatCTTCCATTTTGTATCGTAGTTCTAGTCTTTAAAATTTGCTTTGATTTGGATTTATAATCCTTTTGCTTCGTTTCAAACATTGCTTTGCTCCTTGTTGTTGACCATACACATTACAGTTTGTGAATCTGCCTTGagcttttgtattgttttaatgtagATTCCACAGCTTCTGCCAGTTGCATTACATAAGCATTATGCACCTTATATACACACCTTCATTTTGCTATTTTGAAGACTGCTTAAGTATTGAGTATGAAGGCttctaaaaacatgttttgagtTTTTGTACCTTTTTCTGAGACTGACCTGCCAAGGCCAGGAGTGGGGTTCACCACTCACCATCCACCAACAACTCGCTGCCCATTGCAAAGTTTAGGTTCTGTTGCTGGTTGTCCGCATTTCAGACTCCCCGATTAAACAGGAAAATGCTTgtcatataatatattttacatagttACAAATAACCTGAATTACTGAATGTACATTGCATACTGTCTTTCATCAGCTGCACATGAAATAAATGActcaattattaaataatttactgtTTTACTGGCTATGCAAAATATTTCAACTTGACCGGTGACGAGTTGTTGTAGCTTATAAAAGAGTTGAATTGCTTAACTTGTTTAATGAGTTCATGTAAAAACATGCCTTGCATCAATTATCAATCTAATGAAGAAAGAGTGCAGATCCGTGtgcaaaaagcattttatgaaaGTGTTTATGTGATTCATCAAACATACGTATAAGCTCATCGTATATGAATGATGATAAATGCGGCTGATGATAATTTACACATCGCCCCCAATTAGGGGTGTAGACGCTTCCCCCTTAGATTTTGCGACatggaaaaacattttctgggcAAAAGTAAATAGAATTTATAAGTTGAAACTTTAACCTTAAATAGCGCAATCAAGGGAAgtaaaaagctgttttaaagaGATCACTGTTCATCCGCGTTTGCGACCCGTACTCcatctgaggtttgatttttttattggataATTATGTTTGGTaaattttggttttatttttgtttcatttatttttctatcgCAGAGAATATCGCACTAATAAAAAGCTTTAAAGCATGCGTGTTATCTGTTTTCTTTAGAATGGATATTTGTCAGAGGAATATATCACCTTGCAAATAGGTAAACGTATGCATTGCTTGAAATTATATTGattattgtagtttttttatcttttacttttaattgtgcatcttaattgttttaaattatctTGGATGTAGTCTAAAGTCTGATGAGAAAACCAAACGTACCcgttcaaacatttaaattataatataattagactagaaaataaatgtttatttgtgtaataaaaaTACCAAATCGCATCGGAATctacttttacatttgttattctAAACGAAAAAATCTTTCTATTTGTCAATATTCCTTTTCAGTTATCAAAAGGGTAGTGCGTGTAGGACCTTCACCATATCACAAAACTTGCATACACTAGCTGAGACCTGTCGTGAGATTTGATCGTAACAACCAGTCATGTCCATATTGATACATGTCAAATGTTGCGTGGAAACGACCGTACGCCCAGTTTTCAGTCGTACGCTTGTTTCATTAATCAAGCACATGACATTTTGTAATGACTTACTGATTTCATTAgttttttaaagtgcaaatgtGACTGAGTGTAAATTGTTAAATTACTGCATAAATGGGGACAGCGCCATCTGTCTGATGCATGATGGCATTTAGTGTATGGAATAGGGACCGCCCACTGCAGAGATAGCGCGAGACATGCTGTGGGAAAGCTGTATGTTCTGAGCAGTCAGAGAATTAACAGTTAAAAGtgtctaaaacacaaaaacaatccCTTTATTGTGGATGTATCCTGCAATTAACTTGTAAGGTATCTTCTGATGTTTGTTTGGCGTCGAGTGTGTTATTTTATGTCGAGTTATTTTGACTTTGTATTACGAGGCAAAACCGCAATTAATTTGTGCattgtcttgtgttttatgtAGAACTGATTTATTCTCTGTGAAGTGAAACCCTATTACCACGTTTATATCTCCATTGTGCAGGTAatgtgtataaaatatattgttataatGTGTTTTATGGATTAATTACTTTATTCATGTAGAattagggatgggtatcgttaaggttttaacggtacTACTACTTTTATCGGTACCACTTATCGgtccggtactttaacggtactcttatcggtactttttgttgcgttttttttatgaaagacgaaactaaagctggagttttttttcactatttaaaacattcgtATTCTTTACATTCGTTGACCTAACATATCTTAATTCAGGTAAAAGATGAATGatacccgcctattattcatagagaatttagataaaatgcatgtggtcctaaatttgtttatgttttttgttgtttttgtttaagaataataataaagaaatggttttccaattatgtgttgtggctggagatcttctcttttgtgatgatgtgtgtagtgcagcacatatttccttcatttgtgtgtttgtgcatttaatacttatgataaatagggacataatatgtataaacacacaaacacacacacatgctgctcAGTGTGAAGGGGCTTTGGAATTCTCTTTTGTTTGGACCAGATGCTGGAGTGGCTTGGTTCACTGTAACTGCAgctttacattcacataaatTACAATGTAGTTAACTCTGTTTGGGCTTAAacgttatacaggtttggaacctcttgcaatttacatgaacacaaaaaagtttatgtatttcatcgctacaaattaattttttaggtaagctctgctttataatttcttaagcataatttattattattcatccattttaaattcagtactgtgaaagcggtttttaagtttaagatttatttaggctactgcagaaaaaaactattttttatgtgatgtgtgtttatacaattattacataataatttaaagaaaccttatgcaatgtttaaattCTGTCTGTGTTATTTAGAAAGACTGCTGGGCTAGCATACGCACCTGAGGACGTGGATGACGAACTATTAGTTTGCAGGCAGTCGAAAACTTTGCATCTCTCTGTCTGCACATAATGCACTTTAGAGATATGTTTAGACAGATTACTTGTGTTACCACTCTTACAAGCAAAAGTCTTGTTGCACTTATTGCAACGAGCATTATCTGTGTCTACTCGCTTGAAATATAGCCAGACTTTAGAACGTTTGTTTCTCTCCGCCATCGTCACTATTATATGCGCGAGCTTTCGTGTTGTGTGCGCGCGAGCTCCGTGTAGTGTGGAACAGACGTACATTTTACGTGCAGTGCGAGATTGCGAATAACgaaaatgcaggtaaatgtcttaaatattaTCTCAAATTAGAAATGGCTGGTCAGTTAAAATGCTATGTaacgtttatttagcaataataaataggaaatgtttttcttaatttcgcAAGTACCGATAGCAGGACCGTTAACGTCAGggcttatcgatacttcggtctttcACAATTTAGCCCCGAGACCGATAAAGTACcgagtttcggtacccatccctatgTAGAATGGTACATGATCACCGCTGTGTGGGGATGTGTCCCTTtatattgaattgaattgttctGTTTTTCATTGAAGGGATTTGTGATTAATTcactgaaaatgtattgttaatcTGCAACATTGTGCTCCATATACGATCACAacgttaaaaaaattattccattcatttaaaagaaagagtactgttttaaataaacacagcagAGATAACGAGACATGCTGTGGAACTGATTTATTCTCTGTGAAGTGAAACCCCTATTTCCACGTTTATATCTCCATTGTGCAGCTCAACTAAGCACAAAGACCGTCACACAAGGAATGAAAACCAGAATCTAAGGTATGCTATAAGTTTGTCATACGGTGGCTCCTCAATACAGACCGGGTGGATCTCTACAATTGGGCACATTGCAGTATTCCCAGCGGGTCACAGCAACACCATGGAGCTTTTTCATGATCAGGGTTCCTGCAGTAGTTCTCTTCAAGACCTCTGAAAAGAAATGATTCATAAAgtttaaaaaggtttaaatgtGAGAGAGTAAATAACCGGAACCTCAATCTCCCTCAACCCATATGTTAACttgaaaaattaattaattaaagaaataaaataaatgtaacatttaacaACCCTCTTACACTCACCAATAAACCCCTAGTGTCATGGTtcccacctctccttgtcaggtatttcttgatctagaggtggaatcatacaggatcctctgtttcatgttagagagacgatttcttctctctcaaGTCtacgtcatcgttcctaccctcctgtttcctagtttgtgtttatTAGCTCCCTTGAGTATtgatcccttgcacctgttccctcttggtttCTCTCCCGATAAAacatcctcatgtttcattgtcctgtgcgcgttcattgtaagttGTTCTTGTAAGCTGTTGTATACCATACCTTGTAAGCTGTATGCTGTCGTGTCGTACCTGTTCACTGTACCTGTTCACTGTACCTGTTCACTGTACCTGTTCACTGTACCTGTTCACTGTACCTGTTCACTGTACCTGTTCACTGTACCTGTTGCCCGTGTTGATGACTTTGTCCTCCAAGTTCCTGTTCCCCTCGTgtttagtaagtgttagttcaGTGTTTCATCAAGTTGTTTTCATAAtcttagtttagtcagtctgtGTCTTTGTTTGCTATTATTtatccagtcttgttttccccattgagggttttgttttgcctctgtcttatttctgttaattaaatatctgtttaaccCTGTACCATCGTTTCGTTCTGTcttctgcctgcaattgggttctaccATGTCATATCATGACACCTAGTACCAAATATAATGTTGTGCTCCTGCTTTCTATTATAATCTGATACaattttgaagtaaaaaatcaataataaggcgtcattttaaatggttaacATATTTAATGAAATGGTGCCACATCTTGAATAACTGTTTTGCTGATCCTCTTGAGTACCTAATCTTTTGGAGGTAGAAACAGGACATCATTTCTCTAATCCTTTGAATGTGTGTGGTGGAAGGGAATCTTTCCACTTTAACAAAATGGCTCATGAAGTCATAAAATGTCCATGAACTATAACCTTCATTAAGATTAGTACTGGACGGACATAAGTAAACAAAGGCAAATGGACAAAAATGTCACTTATAATCTGCACAAAACCACCCTGAACCATCATCTTAACTCTAGGTTCAGTGCAGTCCCTTAGGAAAACTGGAGGTAACAAATTTATCATAATAATCGCATCAGACAATATGAGCATCATCAatcataaaaattataatttatttaattttatactaAGATAAAGAATAACATAGATGAAAACTTAAATGTCTTACCTGAGAAGAGGAAAAGACAGACTACAAGACCTGCTTTTTGAACTTTCATGCTGGAGCTTTGACTAGCAAACTGAGCACAGAGCTTCTGAATGTGGTAATAACAAACATCACAGTCCAGTCTGTCAATCATTATCATAATAAGGACATGGACCAGGTCATATAATGTTAGTCAATCAATTCTGAGCCATCCATTACTTTTCAGTTccttgttcatttaaatggatttaacactttcattttgaatgaatacctttattttattaataaagactACAATACTTTTTGGATTCATACAGGGGTCAGGCAAAACATTGAGACATTGACCACTGACCACTTACAGATTAAGTGAATAATACTGATCATCTCTTTATCACGGTACCTGTTAGTGACTGGGATATATTAGGCAGCAAGTGAACATTTGTCCTTAAAGTTATTAGAAGCATAAACAAAATGGTCAAGCACTAAGAACAGGCTAGACGACTGGATCAGAGCATCTCCAAAACAGCAGCTCTTTTGGATATTCCCAGTCTGCAGTGGTCAGTATCTATCAAAATTGGTCCAAGGTGGTCAACTGGTGACAATGGTTCAGTGGTCATGGGCGGCCAAGGCTCACTGATGCACATGGTAAGCGAATGCTGGCTTGTTTGGTACAACAAGCTACAGACTAGCTACTGTTGCTGCAGTTGCTCAAGAAGCTAATGCTGGTTCTGACAGAAAGGACAGAAAGCTGGTTCTGACAGAAAGGTTTACGTAGCGAACACTTGGCACCAGGATGCACTGTGGGAGGAAGGCAAGCTGGTGGAGGCTGTGAGCTGTTTTGGGTATTATTCTTCTGGGAAACCTTGGCTCCTGCCATCCACGT is part of the Triplophysa dalaica isolate WHDGS20190420 chromosome 13, ASM1584641v1, whole genome shotgun sequence genome and harbors:
- the LOC130433969 gene encoding plasminogen-like, which codes for MIFMEPSGADIALKLYRPAELNDKVSLACLPEKDYIVPDGTECFVTGWGETQGTGGQGYLKEAAVPVIENNVCRSPLFLNGHVKEHEMCAGKIEGGTDTCQGDSGGPLVCKTQNKFVLQGVTSWGVGCADAMKPGVYVRVSKFVEWIEKTIRG